In Methanococcus maripaludis, a single window of DNA contains:
- a CDS encoding DUF2124 family protein — MDFVKSGKCLSFFVEEFKSEVESKNAKKVVYIGSKGVCFSMAQLFGYSIRNTVENQYFVPDGEIENSVEYELTDIGYRFFGLENKKNLINPDILVIMGGIATKHSKATPDEINNVIKRLNPKKIIGISICDVIKEAGWLRKIDFDLIIDGTLDPVNLWKK, encoded by the coding sequence ATGGACTTCGTAAAATCTGGAAAATGTCTTTCATTTTTTGTTGAAGAATTTAAATCCGAAGTTGAATCTAAAAACGCTAAAAAAGTAGTTTATATCGGTTCAAAAGGGGTTTGCTTTTCAATGGCCCAGCTTTTTGGATATTCGATTAGAAATACTGTTGAAAATCAATATTTCGTTCCTGATGGAGAAATTGAAAATTCTGTAGAATATGAACTTACCGATATTGGATACCGTTTTTTTGGACTTGAAAATAAAAAAAATCTGATAAATCCTGATATTTTAGTTATTATGGGTGGAATTGCAACGAAACATTCAAAAGCTACGCCTGATGAAATAAATAATGTAATAAAACGTTTGAATCCTAAAAAAATTATTGGAATAAGCATTTGTGATGTGATTAAAGAAGCCGGATGGTTAAGAAAAATTGATTTTGATCTAATAATTGATGGAACATTGGATCCCGTAAATTTATGGAAAAAATAG
- a CDS encoding carboxymuconolactone decarboxylase family protein — protein MDENESFSDEKLSELMEIVKKRYGKIPYIIEKMKNNLKLLESKINYDEAVVDDYKHIDPKTAELISIAVVSALGCDHCIEFHIEAAKKMGITEEQIMTAVLIAGSLSNAAVLSKSTRAIQKVNNTLKYNENSISCPECNISGIK, from the coding sequence ATGGATGAAAACGAATCATTTTCTGATGAAAAATTATCTGAATTAATGGAAATTGTTAAAAAAAGATATGGGAAAATCCCATACATTATTGAAAAAATGAAAAACAATCTAAAGCTTTTGGAATCAAAAATCAACTACGATGAAGCTGTTGTTGATGATTACAAACATATTGACCCAAAAACTGCTGAATTAATTTCTATTGCAGTTGTTTCTGCTCTAGGGTGTGACCACTGCATCGAATTTCATATCGAAGCTGCGAAAAAAATGGGAATTACTGAAGAACAAATCATGACTGCTGTTTTGATTGCAGGATCGCTCTCAAATGCAGCAGTTCTTTCAAAGTCAACCCGTGCAATCCAAAAAGTAAACAATACGCTAAAATACAATGAAAACAGCATCAGCTGTCCAGAATGCAATATTTCTGGAATAAAATAA
- a CDS encoding class I SAM-dependent methyltransferase family protein: protein MEFKTPKYQKIGDILIVKKNLNDIEIDYLVNKTKCKTIVKYNTYITGDLRTPKIKLIYGNETETIHKEHGCFFKIDVSKVMWSMGNLEERKRISILSNSNETVVDMFAGIGYFTIPIAKYSNPKMIYALELNPDSYYYLSENIKLNKLENVTPIWGDNRDFPLKNIANRISMGYVLKTHKFLDKAFEILHEDGGIIHYHETVHENILDARPIERLKYHAEKNGYKMDEYKINKIKKYSPGVWHIVVDAKFSKI from the coding sequence ATGGAATTTAAAACACCAAAATATCAAAAAATAGGCGACATTTTAATCGTTAAAAAGAATTTAAACGATATTGAAATCGATTACTTGGTAAATAAGACAAAATGTAAAACTATTGTAAAATACAATACTTATATCACGGGAGACTTGAGAACTCCAAAAATAAAATTGATCTACGGAAATGAAACAGAAACGATACACAAAGAACACGGATGTTTTTTTAAAATCGATGTATCAAAAGTAATGTGGAGCATGGGAAATTTAGAAGAGCGAAAACGAATAAGTATTCTTTCAAACAGCAATGAAACTGTTGTTGACATGTTTGCAGGAATTGGGTACTTTACAATTCCTATCGCAAAATATTCAAATCCTAAAATGATTTATGCTCTTGAATTAAACCCTGATTCCTATTATTACCTTTCTGAAAATATAAAATTAAATAAACTCGAAAATGTAACTCCAATTTGGGGCGACAATAGGGACTTTCCACTAAAAAACATTGCAAACAGGATTTCGATGGGCTATGTTTTAAAAACCCACAAATTTTTGGATAAAGCTTTTGAAATACTTCATGAAGATGGTGGGATAATCCACTACCACGAAACAGTTCATGAAAATATACTGGACGCTCGCCCGATTGAGCGTTTAAAATATCATGCAGAGAAAAACGGCTATAAAATGGATGAATATAAAATTAATAAAATAAAGAAGTATTCTCCCGGAGTTTGGCATATCGTAGTTGATGCAAAATTTTCAAAAATTTAA
- a CDS encoding DJ-1/PfpI/YhbO family deglycase/protease gives MAIVMVIAPEKFRDEELFEPLQVFQSKNIATQVVSTKIGQHKGVMGKVMTTTKTIEEINPNDFDAIVIVGGGGSRDFLWNNEKLLELLKEFNKQGKITAAICISPAVLAQAGLLTGKKATVYPDDESISVLQQNGAIYLDEAVIVDGKVITGRNPDAAKEFGLKIAEALGK, from the coding sequence GTGGCTATAGTAATGGTAATTGCACCAGAAAAATTTAGGGATGAAGAGCTTTTTGAACCTTTACAGGTATTTCAGAGTAAAAATATCGCTACACAGGTAGTTTCAACTAAAATTGGACAGCACAAGGGAGTTATGGGCAAAGTAATGACCACAACAAAAACAATTGAAGAAATAAATCCAAATGATTTCGATGCGATAGTTATTGTTGGAGGAGGAGGTTCAAGAGATTTTCTATGGAATAACGAAAAATTACTTGAACTTTTAAAAGAATTTAACAAACAAGGGAAGATTACTGCTGCAATATGTATTTCACCAGCAGTTCTTGCACAAGCAGGACTTTTAACTGGTAAAAAAGCAACAGTATATCCTGATGACGAATCTATTTCAGTTCTGCAACAGAATGGGGCGATTTACCTTGATGAAGCTGTAATTGTCGATGGAAAAGTAATTACTGGAAGAAACCCCGATGCTGCAAAAGAATTTGGATTAAAAATTGCAGAAGCGCTTGGAAAATAA
- a CDS encoding UPF0146 family protein: protein MDTICKYIDENYSDIKNKELKIAELGIGFYFDNAKKLKDSGFDVIVIDINKNAVLDAEKNGLNAFYDDLFNPNFEIYKNVGLIYSFRPPRDLQPFILEIAKKINCDLIVKALSGEEPIEKLKLVNYNGKPIYVWKRD, encoded by the coding sequence ATGGATACAATTTGTAAATATATCGATGAAAATTATAGCGATATTAAAAATAAAGAGTTAAAAATCGCAGAACTTGGAATTGGCTTTTATTTCGATAACGCTAAAAAGTTAAAAGATTCCGGCTTTGATGTGATTGTTATTGATATAAACAAAAATGCAGTTTTAGATGCAGAAAAAAACGGCCTAAATGCATTTTATGATGATTTATTTAACCCAAATTTTGAAATTTATAAAAATGTTGGACTAATTTACTCGTTTAGGCCCCCAAGGGACCTCCAACCATTTATTTTAGAAATTGCAAAAAAAATAAACTGTGATTTGATTGTAAAAGCACTCAGTGGCGAAGAGCCTATTGAAAAATTAAAACTCGTAAATTACAATGGAAAACCAATTTACGTGTGGAAAAGGGATTAA
- a CDS encoding TatD family hydrolase, which translates to MDILKELPITDNHIHIDPVNGLGPEKVTKTFKNAGGKVMIIPNKPAFSTNLTKPMDEMVSIIEKVRENGVIAFGILGVHPAELTVMIKNGIELETAKNYMTNALDYAKNLVLENDNLIGIGEVGRPHYEVEEKIWDVSNEILTYSMEIAKDIDCAVQIHAESCSREQFKEFSEMTKSVKLSPEKVIKHHSSDMVLEGEEFGIFPSIVASKPVDTAIEKSTRFLMETDYIDDLKRPGVVLGIKTVPRKTRQLLENEIIDEEKCFKIHKENVEKVYGIEIEF; encoded by the coding sequence ATGGATATTTTAAAAGAACTTCCAATAACCGACAATCACATCCATATCGACCCAGTAAATGGACTCGGTCCTGAAAAAGTTACAAAGACTTTTAAAAATGCAGGCGGAAAGGTGATGATTATACCAAATAAACCTGCATTTAGCACCAATTTGACTAAACCAATGGATGAAATGGTTTCAATAATCGAAAAAGTAAGGGAAAATGGAGTAATCGCATTTGGAATTTTAGGAGTTCACCCTGCAGAATTAACGGTAATGATTAAAAATGGAATCGAACTTGAAACTGCAAAAAATTACATGACAAACGCACTTGATTACGCGAAAAATTTGGTTTTAGAAAATGACAATTTAATCGGAATTGGCGAAGTTGGAAGGCCACATTATGAAGTTGAAGAAAAAATATGGGATGTTTCAAATGAAATTCTGACTTATTCAATGGAAATTGCAAAAGATATTGATTGTGCAGTGCAGATACATGCGGAAAGTTGCTCAAGAGAACAGTTTAAGGAATTTTCAGAAATGACAAAATCTGTGAAACTTTCTCCAGAAAAAGTTATAAAACATCACTCATCAGACATGGTTTTAGAAGGTGAAGAATTTGGAATTTTTCCGTCAATCGTTGCTTCAAAACCGGTTGATACTGCAATTGAAAAATCTACCCGTTTTTTGATGGAAACTGACTATATCGATGACTTAAAAAGACCTGGAGTTGTTCTTGGAATAAAAACGGTTCCAAGAAAAACCAGACAGTTGCTTGAAAATGAAATAATTGATGAAGAAAAGTGCTTTAAAATTCATAAAGAAAACGTAGAAAAAGTGTATGGAATTGAAATCGAATTTTAG
- the flaK gene encoding preflagellin peptidase FlaK produces MIEYVIGALGLIMASVMDFRSREIEDYIWIFLAVFGVLFAIYASITFSDYSILINSISGFVICFILGYMMFLSGIGGGDGKMLIGLGALVPKFQMPIYTSLGTLLNLNYMPTFPIMVFINGIFFMVFLPFVILFRNILNGIKPKTGKEFILMFFGEKMKVNVAKEQKRLIMGQNNKINFFPASDDEDFSKYVDEEELWVTPQIPLIIPITLSYLVTPIIGDRILDLIIPF; encoded by the coding sequence TTGATAGAATACGTTATCGGAGCACTGGGATTAATTATGGCATCAGTTATGGATTTCAGAAGTCGAGAAATTGAAGACTACATTTGGATTTTTTTAGCAGTATTTGGGGTTTTATTTGCGATTTATGCATCAATTACTTTTTCAGATTATTCAATTTTGATAAATTCAATTTCGGGGTTTGTAATCTGCTTTATTTTGGGATATATGATGTTTTTATCAGGAATTGGTGGCGGAGATGGAAAAATGCTAATCGGACTTGGTGCATTAGTTCCAAAATTCCAGATGCCAATTTACACGTCCCTTGGAACACTTTTAAACTTAAATTACATGCCCACTTTTCCGATAATGGTTTTTATAAATGGAATATTTTTCATGGTATTTTTGCCGTTTGTTATATTATTTAGAAATATTTTAAACGGCATAAAACCAAAAACTGGTAAAGAATTTATTTTAATGTTTTTTGGAGAAAAAATGAAAGTAAATGTTGCAAAAGAGCAAAAAAGACTGATAATGGGTCAAAACAACAAGATAAATTTTTTCCCAGCATCAGATGACGAAGATTTTTCAAAATATGTCGATGAAGAAGAATTATGGGTTACTCCACAGATTCCGCTTATAATTCCAATAACGCTTTCATATTTAGTAACTCCAATAATCGGGGACAGAATACTCGATCTTATAATTCCATTCTAA
- a CDS encoding class I SAM-dependent methyltransferase: MHYFSENPDSKHDESTVSGILRGKKFSFNTDRGVFSPKKIDKGTIILVEELELSKSDDVLDVGCGYGVIGISIVDEVNSVTMTDVNNRSVSLTRKNVKLNGKSEKNIEVFQGDLYEKVKNKKYSLIISNPPIKAGKELIHKIISEGHDLLNENGSIWVVIQTKHGAKSLTKFMEEIYGNVETVTISGGYRVLKSLKTDKE; encoded by the coding sequence ATGCACTACTTTTCAGAAAATCCGGATTCAAAACATGACGAATCCACAGTTTCAGGTATACTTCGTGGAAAAAAATTTTCATTTAATACAGACAGAGGAGTTTTCTCTCCAAAAAAAATCGATAAGGGAACCATAATACTTGTCGAGGAATTGGAACTTTCAAAATCAGACGATGTTTTAGATGTTGGATGCGGATACGGAGTTATTGGAATTTCAATTGTCGACGAAGTTAATTCAGTTACAATGACTGATGTAAACAACCGTTCTGTTAGCCTCACAAGAAAAAATGTAAAATTAAATGGAAAATCCGAGAAAAACATCGAAGTTTTCCAAGGGGACTTGTATGAAAAAGTAAAAAATAAAAAATACAGTTTAATTATTTCAAATCCACCGATAAAAGCAGGAAAAGAGTTAATTCACAAAATTATTTCTGAAGGACACGATCTTTTAAATGAAAACGGATCGATCTGGGTAGTTATCCAAACAAAGCATGGTGCAAAATCACTTACCAAATTTATGGAAGAAATTTATGGAAATGTTGAAACAGTCACAATATCTGGCGGATACAGGGTTTTAAAATCATTAAAAACAGATAAAGAATAG
- the argF gene encoding ornithine carbamoyltransferase encodes MDLLTLWNLEREEVLKIIENAEYFKKNRYGHDILKNKSIALIFESPSTRTRMSFDLAVHELGGHSLMMNEGEIHLGKKESIADTARVMSRFVDAIVARVKSHKTLEDLAEYGSVPVINALCDLAHPCQILADLLTMKENGKNFKGLKLAYFGDGNNVSNSLMIAGAILGMDVVIATPRSYEPSGLFVKKALEIIAKYGEGSLTLTDDPEIAAKDADVLYTDVWISMSDKNKNLDEILKIFPKFQINAELLSKAKEDAIVLHCLPANRGLEITDEVIDGKQSKVFDQAENRLHAQKAVLKYIFEH; translated from the coding sequence ATGGATTTATTAACACTTTGGAATTTAGAGCGAGAAGAAGTTTTAAAAATTATTGAAAACGCCGAATACTTTAAGAAAAATAGATACGGTCATGATATCTTGAAAAACAAGAGTATTGCCTTGATTTTTGAGAGCCCGTCTACAAGAACCAGAATGAGTTTTGACCTTGCAGTACATGAACTTGGAGGGCACTCCTTGATGATGAATGAAGGAGAAATCCACCTTGGAAAAAAAGAAAGCATTGCTGATACCGCAAGAGTTATGAGCAGATTTGTTGATGCAATCGTTGCTAGAGTCAAAAGCCACAAAACACTTGAAGATCTTGCAGAGTACGGCAGTGTTCCAGTAATCAATGCACTTTGCGATCTTGCACACCCTTGCCAGATTTTAGCAGACTTACTTACGATGAAAGAAAACGGAAAAAACTTCAAAGGACTTAAATTAGCTTACTTTGGAGATGGAAACAACGTGTCAAACTCATTAATGATTGCGGGTGCAATTTTAGGAATGGATGTTGTTATTGCAACCCCTAGAAGCTATGAACCAAGCGGACTTTTCGTTAAAAAAGCCCTCGAAATAATTGCAAAGTACGGGGAAGGAAGTTTAACTTTAACTGACGATCCAGAAATCGCTGCAAAAGATGCAGATGTACTTTATACGGACGTATGGATCAGTATGAGTGACAAAAATAAAAATTTGGATGAAATCTTAAAAATATTCCCTAAATTCCAGATAAATGCTGAACTTTTATCAAAAGCAAAAGAAGATGCAATAGTACTCCACTGCCTTCCTGCAAATAGAGGATTGGAAATTACTGATGAAGTAATTGATGGAAAACAGTCCAAAGTGTTCGATCAAGCTGAAAACAGATTACATGCTCAAAAAGCAGTTTTAAAATACATTTTTGAACACTAA
- a CDS encoding DMT family transporter, with amino-acid sequence MNKVKGTAYTMYSSVAFGIMPFLTKYAYDGGANAVTTLMLRFLIAGLILYVFLKFKKISLKISKHNFVEILFYGAFLYALNTVFLYEAYNSIPTGVATTLHFIYPVTVTLLMISIFKEKMGINKAFALIFSFLGMYCLVGGNCAGFDIYGVLLAAGSGLVYAGYIVSAGKCKYSKIDSYVTIFYLSILSSVLLFIYGIFTNTLTLNMAFSSYASIGIISIFCTVLALIAFLEGIKLIGPSNTAILSTLEPIVSIILGIILLNELMSVKIGFGSILILMSVIIVTVEKSKFPKSIEN; translated from the coding sequence ATGAACAAAGTAAAAGGAACTGCATATACAATGTATTCATCCGTTGCATTTGGTATAATGCCTTTTTTAACTAAATATGCATATGATGGTGGGGCAAATGCAGTTACCACATTAATGCTTCGTTTTTTGATTGCAGGATTAATTTTATATGTATTTTTAAAATTTAAAAAAATAAGCTTAAAAATTTCAAAACATAATTTTGTAGAAATTTTATTTTACGGTGCATTTTTGTACGCTTTAAACACAGTATTCCTTTACGAAGCGTATAATTCTATACCTACAGGAGTTGCAACAACATTACACTTTATCTATCCCGTAACCGTTACATTATTAATGATAAGCATTTTTAAAGAAAAAATGGGAATAAACAAGGCATTTGCACTTATTTTTTCATTTTTAGGAATGTACTGTTTAGTTGGTGGAAACTGTGCAGGTTTTGATATTTATGGGGTATTGCTTGCAGCAGGATCCGGCTTGGTTTATGCAGGATACATCGTTTCTGCTGGAAAATGTAAATATTCGAAAATAGATTCGTATGTGACCATATTTTACTTATCAATTCTTTCATCAGTTTTACTTTTCATTTATGGCATATTTACGAACACTTTAACATTAAATATGGCATTTTCAAGCTATGCATCAATAGGGATTATTTCTATATTTTGCACAGTTTTAGCATTAATTGCATTTTTAGAAGGAATAAAATTGATAGGCCCATCAAATACGGCAATATTGAGCACATTAGAACCAATTGTAAGTATAATACTTGGTATAATTTTATTAAATGAATTAATGAGCGTTAAAATTGGGTTTGGGAGTATTTTAATTCTAATGTCTGTAATAATCGTTACAGTCGAAAAAAGTAAATTTCCTAAATCTATTGAAAATTAA
- a CDS encoding amino acid ABC transporter permease, with protein MKFYIVYNNIPFIIDAVFVTLKITIMSFLLAVVIAVLVGSIRAMNFSKTLNLILMAYIEVFRGTPLLIQLFFIYYGLPSIGIVMSSTFAAVLGLSLNGGAYISEIIRAAIQSVPVGQFEAAESLGMSKIESMIYIVLPQAFRITIPPLVNSFSAILKESSLISVLAITELTRIGQLIYTKTSRPFEIYLTIGLIYLVLVSIISIISWKIEKKLNGAFER; from the coding sequence ATGAAATTTTACATTGTTTATAACAATATTCCTTTCATTATCGATGCTGTTTTTGTTACTCTTAAAATAACAATAATGTCGTTTTTATTGGCCGTTGTTATCGCGGTTTTAGTTGGTTCTATACGTGCAATGAATTTTTCAAAAACTTTAAATCTGATTTTAATGGCATACATTGAAGTTTTTAGGGGAACTCCTCTTTTAATTCAGCTTTTTTTCATATATTATGGTCTGCCATCAATTGGAATTGTAATGTCAAGTACGTTTGCAGCAGTTCTTGGACTTTCACTAAATGGCGGGGCATATATTTCAGAAATAATACGAGCTGCGATACAATCCGTTCCAGTAGGGCAGTTTGAGGCTGCAGAATCACTTGGAATGAGTAAAATTGAAAGTATGATATATATTGTACTTCCACAAGCTTTTAGAATAACTATTCCCCCACTCGTAAATTCATTTTCAGCAATTCTAAAAGAAAGTTCGTTGATATCGGTTCTTGCGATTACTGAACTTACGAGGATAGGACAGCTCATCTACACAAAAACATCGAGACCTTTTGAAATATATTTAACAATCGGGCTCATATATTTGGTATTGGTGTCAATAATCTCGATAATCTCGTGGAAAATTGAAAAAAAGTTAAATGGCGCATTTGAACGATAA
- a CDS encoding ABC transporter substrate-binding protein gives MNNKLLILIIGIIGTVLMSSGCISSSEAQTTDDISWKNVEENGVLKVGLCAAWPPFESRNETTGEIEGFDVDLAKALGEELGVEVEIIDAEWQALLGGLSKGDYDTLITCMSKKEASVENVEMSDVYYELNDVIVVRNDNNEINSVSDLSGKIVGVQLGSGSEQAVDALSGIQEIKRYNYNPEAMIDLQNNRSDAVVVGYTYALSEISKYPDLKVLDTPVASAEIVMVQKEGAEELTAKLNEALSNIKENGKYDEIQDKWLSLE, from the coding sequence ATGAATAACAAACTTTTAATCCTTATTATCGGAATTATTGGAACAGTTTTAATGTCTTCAGGCTGTATTTCCAGTTCTGAAGCTCAAACTACAGATGACATTTCATGGAAAAATGTTGAAGAAAATGGCGTATTAAAAGTAGGTCTTTGTGCTGCTTGGCCGCCATTCGAATCAAGAAATGAAACAACTGGTGAAATCGAAGGTTTTGATGTAGATCTCGCAAAAGCACTCGGTGAAGAATTGGGTGTTGAAGTTGAAATTATCGATGCTGAATGGCAAGCACTTTTAGGCGGGCTTTCAAAAGGAGATTACGATACGTTAATCACTTGTATGTCCAAAAAAGAAGCATCTGTCGAAAATGTAGAAATGAGTGACGTTTACTACGAATTAAACGATGTAATTGTTGTAAGAAATGATAACAATGAAATTAACAGTGTTTCAGATTTATCTGGAAAAATAGTTGGTGTACAGCTTGGTTCAGGTAGTGAACAGGCAGTTGATGCACTTTCAGGAATACAAGAAATAAAAAGATATAATTACAATCCTGAAGCAATGATTGATCTTCAAAATAATAGGTCTGACGCAGTTGTTGTGGGATACACATACGCATTATCTGAAATTTCAAAATATCCTGATTTAAAAGTTCTCGATACCCCAGTAGCTTCTGCAGAAATTGTAATGGTTCAAAAAGAAGGTGCTGAAGAACTGACTGCTAAATTAAACGAAGCACTTTCAAACATAAAAGAAAATGGAAAGTACGATGAAATCCAAGACAAATGGTTAAGTTTAGAATAA
- a CDS encoding CD3072 family TudS-related putative desulfidase, with product MDRNKKIALVAHCILNCNSKVEGLSEYGGALREVICYLMDEGFGIIQLPCPEMAIYGIKRWGHVKEQFDTPHFRNVTRKLVQPILEQVLDYVKNGYEVSLLVGIDKSPSCGINETCSSKEWGGYSSNGNMAEKLEKLEMVPEKGIFMDEILKILKENEIVINCTAIDEENIEDSLKHLKKFI from the coding sequence ATGGATAGGAACAAGAAAATAGCACTTGTTGCACACTGTATTTTAAACTGCAATTCAAAAGTTGAAGGTCTTTCTGAGTATGGCGGTGCCTTAAGGGAAGTTATATGTTACCTGATGGACGAAGGTTTTGGAATTATCCAGTTACCCTGTCCTGAAATGGCAATTTACGGTATAAAAAGATGGGGACATGTTAAAGAGCAGTTTGATACCCCTCATTTTAGAAATGTAACTAGAAAACTAGTTCAACCGATTTTAGAACAGGTTCTTGATTATGTAAAAAACGGATACGAAGTATCTCTTTTGGTGGGGATTGACAAAAGCCCCAGTTGTGGAATAAACGAAACATGTTCTTCAAAAGAATGGGGCGGATATTCTAGCAATGGAAACATGGCCGAAAAACTTGAAAAATTAGAAATGGTTCCCGAAAAAGGAATATTTATGGATGAAATCCTAAAAATCCTCAAAGAAAATGAAATAGTAATTAACTGTACTGCAATAGATGAAGAAAATATTGAAGATTCTCTTAAACACTTAAAAAAATTTATTTAA
- the hisB gene encoding imidazoleglycerol-phosphate dehydratase HisB, whose product MRAFKVTRDTNETKIHLELNIDGTGKYAITTGIAFFDHVLSSFAKHGAFDLKLDVLGDLEIDDHHTVEDVGIVLGKAFENMEKKNIKRFGWAIIPMDEAKASVSVDIGGRPYVVGDYTPSTEKIGNFSTENVVHFFESFSNNAKINLHFEVTGENEHHKVEALFKAFGVAMDMATQIDERKGIVSTKGVI is encoded by the coding sequence ATGAGAGCCTTCAAAGTAACAAGGGATACAAACGAAACGAAAATACACCTTGAACTCAATATTGACGGAACCGGAAAATATGCAATAACGACAGGGATTGCCTTTTTTGACCATGTTTTATCTTCATTTGCAAAACACGGAGCATTCGATTTAAAATTGGATGTTTTAGGAGATTTGGAAATTGATGATCACCACACCGTAGAAGATGTTGGAATTGTTCTTGGAAAAGCTTTTGAAAACATGGAAAAAAAGAACATCAAAAGATTTGGTTGGGCAATAATTCCAATGGACGAAGCAAAAGCATCAGTATCCGTTGATATTGGTGGAAGACCTTATGTTGTTGGGGATTACACTCCAAGCACTGAAAAAATAGGTAATTTTTCAACTGAAAATGTAGTACACTTCTTTGAATCGTTCTCAAACAATGCAAAAATAAACTTACACTTTGAAGTTACTGGTGAAAACGAACACCACAAAGTCGAAGCTCTCTTTAAAGCATTCGGGGTTGCAATGGACATGGCAACACAGATAGACGAAAGAAAAGGAATTGTTAGTACAAAAGGCGTAATTTAA